A segment of the Acidobacteriota bacterium genome:
ATCGTCTGCCGAGCCGGTGCCATGACTCTCGCGGAACTGGCAGCGGCCGGTCGAGCGGCAATCCTGATTCCCTACCCACATGCAGCCGACGATCATCAGAGACACAACGCGCAGACGGTCGTCGATGCCGGTGCAGCGCGAATGATCGCCGACGATCGACTCGAGACGGAAGAACTTGAGGATCAACTCAAGGAGCTGCTGGCGGACCCCGAGGCTCTCGGACGGATGGGAGACGCAGCTCGGCGTCTGGCCCACCCGGACGCGACGACCCGCATCACCGATCTGGCCGAGTCTCTGATTCATGGCGAGGAGGTCGGCAACCGTGTTTCGTAAGGCTCAGCGCATCCACTTCGTCGGCATAGGCGGCTCTGGTATGAGCGGCATCGCCGAGGTTGTGGCCAATCTGGGGTACCCGGTCTCCGGCTCCGATCTCGCGACGAACCCGTCCACGCGAAGACTCAAGAAGCTAGGAGCCGATGTCCATCGTGGGCATCAATCGCGCTATGTTCAGGATGCCGATGTGGTGGTGATCTCCTCCGCGGTGAAGGAAGACAACCCCGAAGTTGTCGAGGCTCGTCGCCTCGCCATCCCGGTGATCCCCCGCGCAGAGATGCTCGCCGAACTGATGCGTCTCAAGTACGGCGTCGCCGTCGCAGGGTCTCACGGCAAGACCTCAACGACCGCCATGGTCGCCGAGGTGCTCGATGCCGGAGACCTGGACCCGACGGTCGTGATCGGCGGTCGCGTCGGAAAACTTCGATCCGGCGCGAAGCTGGGTCAAGGGGACGTGATGGTCGCGGAGGCCGACGAGTCGGACGGTTCGTTCCTCAAGATGAAGCCGACCATCGCGGTCGTCACCAATATCGATCGCGAGCATCTCGATCACTATTCCGGGCTCGCCGAGATCCAGGACTCGTTCGTCACTTTTCTCTCGCGTGTCCCGTTCTATGGTGCGGCGGTCGTCTGCCTGGACGACCCGAACGTGCGGGCGATTCTCCCCCGAGTCGATCGCAAGGTCATCACGTATGGCCTGACCAGCGACGCGGACGTCGTCGCCACCGATGTAGAGATCGAGGGGTTCAAGACTCGGTTCACCGTGATCGCAGACGGCGAGACGCTCGGACGGATCACGCTCAAGACACCGGGTCGTCATGCGGTCCTCAACAGCCTCGCCTCCATCGCCGTCGGGCTGGAGTTCGATCTTGAGTTCAAGGCAATCGCCAATGCGCTCCGCGGCTTCCGTGGCGTCGATCGACGGATGCAGTTTCGAGGCGAGATCGATGGGGCGCGCGTTGTGGATGACTACGGTCACCATCCGACCGAGATCGAAGTCACGCTCGCCGCCATCCGCGACGGCTTCGGGGCACGAACCATTGCCGTCTTTCAGCCCCATCGATTCAGCCGCACCGCGGCCCTACTCGAAGAGTTCGGCCGGGCGTTCTTCCTGGCGGATCACGTGATCGTCACGGATATCTACGCTGCCGGTGAAGCCCCGATCGATGGCATCGACGGCAAGCGGGTCGCGGACGAGATCCGACGCCAAGGTCATGAGTCTGTCCAGCACATTCCCGATCACGAAACGGTTGTCCGCGATCTTCGCAAGCGACTCCAGGATGGCGATGTCATTGTCACGCTGGGTGCGGGCGATGTCTGGAAGATCGGTGACACCCTGGTGCGCCAACCGCGGATCGTCCGTAGCAAGCGAGCGACGTGATGGCGATCCGCCGCCCCATCCTCGCCGAGCCGGATCATCGCTATCTGCGACGACGAGCCAATCGTCGTGTGCGAAAGCAGCGCCTGACGCGCAACCTGTTCCGATTCATGATGGTCGCTACGGTCAACGCCATCATCGCCAGCATCGTGATCTACGCGGCGTTCCGTGGGGTCGATCACTTCTTGCGAAGTGACGAATTTGCTCTGGAGCGCATCGAGCTTCGCGGCGTCGAGCACGGTTCCGCCGAAGCGCTACACACGCGATTGGCACCGTTCAATGGTCGCAATCTGTTCTACCTATCGCTCGACGACATAGAGCACACGTTGCAGCGGGATCCATGGGTTCGTGAGGCTTCGGTCAAGCGCATGTTGCCGAGGGCGATGCGGATCTCGATAACCGAGCGAGAACCGGTCGCGTGGGTGTTGCTCCATGGGGTTCCGCACATGATCGACGAGACCGGTTTTGCGATCGGGCCGGCGGATACCGCGTCAGACACAAATCTACCCGTCATCACCGGAGTCGACGGCCTGCCACGCGAACAGCTGCTCGAGAGAATACGAATGGGTGTGAGTCTGGTCGAACGACTCAACCGTACATCGCCGGTTTTCGCTGCGCAGGTGTCGGAGCTTGACCTCTCCTCGAGGGATCGTGTGGTCGCACGCACATCCGACGGAGGTCCTCCCCTGCTGCTCGATCCCGAACAAGTCGAGCGCAACGTAAACACTTATCTCGGTCTCCGAAGCGAGATCGCCCATCGCGTTGGCCCGGCACGTTACGTGGACCTGCGCTGGCGCGACCGAATTGCCGTCATGCCAAATTCAAAGAACCGATTTCAAGAGGGCACATGAGTATGGGAAAGAATGGCCGAAACGTCGTAGGACTCGACATCGGAACGAGCCAGGTCTGCTGCATCGTCGGCGAGATGCTCCCCGAGGGTGGGATGCAAATTGTCGGCCTTGGTGAGGCCGTCTCCCGCGGATTGCGCAAGGGTGTGGTCGTCAACATGGACGCCACGGTCGACGCGATCAAGGCCGCCGTGGAGGAGGCCGAACTGATGGCCGGCATCACCATCAACGAGGCCACCATCGGAATTGCGGGGGGCCACATCCGTTCGTTCAACAGCCGCGGCGTCATCGCGGTGGGCGGACGCGAGCGTGTCGTCGGGCAGGACGACATCAACCGCGTGATGGAGGCGGCACGCGCCGTGAGCATCCCGCAGGATCGCGAGATCCTTCACGTCCTGCCACAGGAGTTCGTCCTCGACGATCAGGGCGGAATCCACAGCCCGGTGGGACTCGTGGGATCCCGACTCGAGGCCAACGTCCACGTGATCACGGCGGCGTCGACCTCGATCCAGAACCTGGTGAGCTGCACCAACCGGGCCGGCATCGAGGTGCAGGACACGGTCCTTCAACAGTTGGCCATCGCCGAGGCGACTCTCAGCGATGACGAACGCGAGCTGGGGGTTGCGGTCATCGATATCGGAGGTGGCACCACTGACCTCGCTATCTTCGAACGAGGCTCGATCTGGCATACGGCCGTTCTCCCGGTCGGTGGGGATCACTTCACCAACGATCTGGCGGTCGGCCTGAGGACGCCGATCCCCGACGCGGAGCGACTGAAAAAGAAATATGGCTACGCGCTGAGCGGTCTCGTCGATCAGCAGGAGGCCATCGAGGTTCCCACCGTCGGAGGGCGGAAACCCCGACTCCTGTCGTATCAGGTGCTGGCCGATATCCTGCAGCCCCGGGCGGAAGAGCTCTTCGCCCTGTTCCGGGACGAGATCCAGCGGGCAGGGTTCGACCGAACGCTCAACGCCGGAGTCGTTTTGACCGGCGGCGGCAGTCTCCTACCCGGCATGACCGAGATCGCCGAACAGGCCTTCGACATGCCGGTCCGTCTAGGACAGCCCCTCGGTGTCGAGGGGTTCATCGAGCCGAATGCCGGGCCGCAATACGCGACCTCGATCGGGATGGGTTGCTGGAGTGCGAAGCACACCACGGTGTCGACACGACGTCGACTGCCCATGAGCATGCCGCAGGGTGTCGTGCGAAATGTCGGAGGTCGATTCAGGGCGTGGATTTCTGAAATGTTCTGAGCGGTTTCGGGTGATAATGGCGCGGGGAATCCGTGCGTGACCGGGAGATCTAGATGATCACATTGGATGACAAGAAAGACAACGGGCAGGAGATGGAGATTTCCATCGACGATGCGCAGATCAATCGCGCGATGATCAAGGTCGTCGGGGTCGGCGGTGGTGGAGGAAATGCGGTCAACCGTATGATCACCTCCCGTGTCGAGGGCGTGGAGTTCCTTGTCGCCAACACCGATTGCCAGGCGCTCCACTCCAACCTGGCGACGCGCAAGCTGCAGCTGGGAGCCAAGCTCACCAAGGGGCTCGGAGCCGGCGGAAACCCAGAAGTGGGCCGCAGTTCCGCGCTGGAAGACACCGAACAGGTGCTCGAGGGGCTCTCCGGGGCCGATATGGTGTTTGTCACCACGGGCCTGGGCGGCGGGACCGGCACCGGTGCCGCACCGATTATCGCCAATTTGGCCAAGGAACTGGGCGCTCTGGTGGTCGCCGTGGTGACTCTGCCGTTCAATTTTGAGGGCCGGCGGCGCCGGATGCAGGCTGAAGAGGGTCTGAACGAGCTTCGTCAGGTCGTCGATACGGTGATCACGATTCCCAACGACAAGTTGCTTCACACGGTCGAGACCGGAACGCCGATGAACGAGGCGTTCATGATCGCCGACGACATCCTTCGACAGGCGGTCCAGGGGATCTCCGACCTGATCACGGTTCCCGGCGAGATCAACCTCGACTTCGCCGACGTCAAGTCGGTGATGTCCGGAATGGGCATGGCGTTGATGGGCACGGGCATCGCCGATGGCGAACATCGTGCGGTCGAGGCGGCCCAACGAGCGGTCTCGTCACCGCTGCTGGAAGAGGCATCGATCCACGGCGCCAAGGGTGTTTTGATCAACATCAGTGGTGGAGAGGATATGTCGCTCCACGAGGTCTCGGAATCCGCACGGATCATTCAGGAGGCCGCGGATCCCGACGCCAACATCATCTTCGGTACGGTGATCGATCGGGCCCAGCAGGGAACCGTCAAGGTGACCGTCATCGCGACGGGGTTCATGGGGGATTCCACCGCCGAACGGCTGCCTCAGCACACGTCGGCGGCACCGACGCCGTCTGCCTACCCCAGTGTGGAGATGGCGGCTCCCATGGCCGCGACACCACCGAAGGCCCCAGCGGAGCCGTCCGTCAGCGCGGCACCTTCAAGAGAAGAGCGAGTCTACAACCCGGATCTGTCCCAGAGTCTCGAGTTTGACTCCAACGACGACGGGTTCACTCCTAACTTCTCGAAAATGAAGGATGATCTGGACGTCCCGGCGTTCCTCCGAAAACAGATGGACTGATCAAGGACCCGACGCTCTACCGAGCGAAGGATTTGGGTCGAATCCGGGTGGAACGGAATGCCTGCAGCCACGCACCGATCAGACCTGCCACGAGAATAGCGACGATCCAGTCCCCCGTTCGCGAATAGGTCGTCGGTCGTGCCGAGCGGCGGATGTCGCGAACCTCGACGCCCTCGACATAGGTATCGGTGGCCTGGTACATCCGCCCGCGCGCGTCGTAGAAACCCGAGATTCCGGTATTGGCCGCCCGCACGAAGTCACTCCGCGTCTCGACCGCTCGCATGCGTAAGGCATCCGCCTGATGCTGCTGGAATCGAGTGCGTCCCCACCACGCGTCGTTGGTGATCACGACGCCGAACTCTGCTCCGTCCTGTTTCATGCGTCGCGACAGCGTGGGAAAGAGTTGTTCGAAACAGACGACGACACCGGCCCGCACGCCGTGAACATCGACCGGTGCCAGATCCGGCCCCGGCTCGAAGCCGCCTGCCAGCCACTTCCACTCCCCCTCCTTCCCGTCGACGAATCTCCCCAGGAGTGAGCGGAAGGGCGTCCGTTCGGCAAACGGCACCAGATACCGTTTGCCGTACCAGCTGGGCTGCAAGCCGCCGGAGGGATCAACCGCCATCGCCGCGTTGAACAGGTCGTAGTCCTCGCGGGTTCGCACTCTCACGTATTCCGCACCGAACAGGATCGTCACATCCAGTTCGCGGGCGAGGGCGGCGACGTCGTCGGCGCGATAGGTGCTGTCGTGCTGCAGCCAGTGGTAGACCGGGCCGGGCCGCGCGGACTCGGGCCAGACGATCCAGCTCGCTCCGTCCTGCCTGGCCTGCCGACTCAATCGAGCCAGTGTCTCGAACTGTCGGGTCGAGGTGGCTTCGTCGTGTTTCTCGTCGATGGGGATGTTGGGCTGGACGATGGCGACCCGTAGGGACTCGCCCTCGGGCAGTGGACGAACCCAACACCATGCGTCGTAGGACAGCACCACGACCAGGAGGAGTCCCAACGCCATCCGTGGCCGACGGAAATCGCCGTCTCGAGCCGCCAGGAAACCGTCGTAGATCAACCCGTTGACCGCCAGGGCGAATGCGCCGACCCCGTAGGGTCCGACCGTGTCGGCGATCTGAATGAGAAACGGGTACTGGGCGACGGTTAGCCCGACATGATCGCCGCTCATCCTCAAGTCACCAAACGTCTGCAACCATTCGACGGGGATCCAGGTGGCCGGAAGCAGGATGCCGTAGCCCAGGCCGGTGCGTCGTCTTAACCACCCGATCCAGGTCACCGTCAGACCGACCCGCAGTGCAATGAGCAGGACGAACCCCACGTAAAGCGGGATCGCCAGCCAGGAGATCCGAACGACCGCCAGGAAGAAGTGGGCGGCGATCGCGAAACCGACCGTCCCGAACAGGATGCCACCCCAGAGTCGGCTGGACGTGGAGCGAGTCGATGCGTCGTCGAGCCACCGCAGCAACGGCAGGAACGCCACGAACGGCAGGAGCGGCACCGGTACGTAGAACGACGCTCCAAGAAGGAGACCTGCCAGGACAGGACCACGGACCCACGCACTCCGAGATGTGTTTGACGAACTCACGGCGGATCATGCTACCGCGGAATCGTCGATTACGATCGAGCATGGATCGTGCGGTCGGCTGGGTTTAAGATGGGGCCCATCATGGATTCACTCACCGAGATCGAGATCAAGCTGGCGTTTCCCTCCGTTGCGGAGGCGCTGGAGAAGATTCGGGCGTTGGGCGCCGTCGAAGGGGCACCCAGAGTTTTCGAGGACAACCTTCTCTTCGAGCATGACGATCATCCGGTGCGCGAGAATGGACAGACCCTGAGATTGCGACGGGCCGGGAGCCGATCGATCCTCACCCTCAAGTCGAAGGTCAAGGGCGAGTTCCGCCACAAGGTTCGCCTCGAAGACGAGACCGCCGTCGCCGACGGTGACGCGATCGAGCGGGTCTTTCTGGGGCTCGGCTTTCGACCGAGTTGGCGCTATCAGAAGTTCCGGACGACCTTCCGACTCGACGATCTTCAGATCTATCTGGATGAGACCGCGCTGGGTTGTTACGTGGAGCTCGAGGGACCCGGGGACCTGATCGACGCGGCGGCGGCCCGACTGGGCTATGGCCCGGAGAGTTACATCAAGGCGAGCTACCGTCGCCTCCAGGAGAGCGTTCATCGTGAGCAGGGAACAGAGCCCGGCGATCTCCTGATCGCGGAGGAAGATCGCCCATGAGGGCGATGCTTCTGGCCGCGGGGTTGGGACGCCGGCTGGCTCCACTCACCGACCGCTACCCGAAACCGACGATTCCCGTCCTCGGGCGACCGATGCTGCTGCAGCAACTGGCCCGACTGGAACGAGCGGGATGCGACCGTGTGGTCATCAACGAACATCACCTTGGCCAGGTGATCCGTCAGACCGTCGCACGCTCCGAGTATGTCGACGGACCGATGGAGATCCTCTTCTCCCATGAACCGGTATTGCTGGGAACCGCCGGTGGATTGCGGAACGTCGCCGACCAGTTGCGGGGCGACGGTCCGATCCTGGTCCTCAACGCCGACTTCGTCTCCGACATCGATATCCGCTGGGCCTACGACGCCCACATGGACTCCGACGCCGCCGCGACACTCGTCACCGGTCCCAGGCGTGAAGGCTACTCGAACCTGGACGTCGATGGGTTGGGCCGAGTCCACTCGATCGCCGGCGAACCGCCGACGGCCGAAGGTGTCTCCTGCGAACAGGAGATGTTCACGGGCTGTCATGTGCTCGATGAGTCGCTTCTGGAGCGAATCCCCTTCGGCATGCCGTGCGAAATCGTCCCGACGCTCTATCGACCGCTTGCGGCAGAAGGACGATTGGGATCCGTTCTGCATCGCGGGTTCTGGTGGGACGTCGGCTCGCCACGGGCCTACCTCGATGGGTCGTTGCAACTCATGGCGGCGTTGGCCGAGCAGGAACTCGAGATCGGCGAACACGATGGGATCCATCACGAGGAGGACGCCCTGGTCTGTCGCGGAGCCGGTGCGGACGTGGATAGCACGGCGACACTTCGTGGACAGGTCGCCGTCGGCTTCGCGACCCGCGTCGGCGAAGAGAGTTTCGTGGAGAACTCGATCCTCATGCCGGAGACCTGGGTGGGACCCCGCTGCCGACTGACCCGTTGTGTGGTGACCACCGGTGTCGAACTCCCCGCGGGGTTCGAGATGACCGATGGATGGATCGTCGCCGACGACGGCATACCGCCGGCCGATCGTGGAAACTGGCGGCAGGAAGGCACCCTCGCCATACGGTCCCTGGCCCCCGAGACCTAGACGATGCGTTCGGAGGTTCAGGCCATCTTCGGTCGACCCGATGGATCGACGAGACTCGTTGGCGTCGAAGCGATGGCCGGTGACGCCTCCACCCGTCGATTCCATCGCTGCCGGCTGGACGAGGGTCAAGACGTCGTGGTCATGGACTACGGGACCCCGTTCAAGGGTGAGACCGACGATCTGCGGCTACAACGAATTTTCGTCGATGCAGACCTTCCCTGTGCAGAGGTCCTGTCGGTTCACCCCGACCCCGGCTGCGTCGTGTGGGCCGATCTGGGTCAACTCACTCTCGAAGCATCCTTGCGACGATCGACGAGACGGCCCGATTGGTTGGCGGCGGTTCAGCTGGCGGCCCGGATCGCCGACCAGGGCACTCCGGTCCTGGCCGGTTCCGATCTTCGAAACGGTCCCCGTCTCGACGGAACGCGCTTTCGACGGGAGATGGACTTCTTCGTCACCCACTTTATCGGTGGCCACCTAAACGTCCAGCCTCCGGCGGCAATCCTCACGCCGCTTCTTCATCGTCTGGCCGATGAGGCCGGACGATGCCCGCAGCCGGTGCTCTGTCACCGCGATTTCCACTCACGAAATATCGTGCTGTCCGATGGCGGCGATCTGGCGCTGGTCGATCTGCAGGATGCCTGTTGGGGGCCGGACAGCTACGACCTGGCGTCGTGGCTGTATGACGCCTACTTCGATCGACCGGACGATTGGGTGTCGGTGGGTATCGAGACGTTCGTTCGAGATCGTCTCGATGCCGACGAGGTCCCTCGGTTCCAGGAACGGCTCGAGCCGGTGGCCGCACAGAGAATGTTGAAGGCACTGGGAACTTTCGGCTTCCAGGCCGCGTCCCGTGGGGAGCCACGATATCTCGAGGGGGTTCCGCGGACGGTCTCCCGTCTCCGAACGTTGCTTCCGCGGTTTCCGCTGGGAGAAGAGATCCTGGCGATCCTCGATCCGATCTTCCCCTGAGATCGGATCAGAGTTCGATCAGCAATCCCGGGGTCGTCACGTCGATATGGGTGGTGAGGGCACCGCCGACCCCACCCACACAACGCCGAGTCCACTCCTCCGGGGAGAAGCTCCAGTGTCGCTGGCGGTTGACGAAGGCCCAGCGCTCCCCATCCAGGACCTGAAGCGTCGCTGCGGTGGCGACACAGGTGGCGGAAGTTGGCGCGACGGTCTGAGGCTCGACCACCAGGTGCCACGGCGCGACGCTGGGCGGATCCCGGAAACTCCCGCGGCGCTGTCCACCGACCTCGGGAAGCGCAGCGACGAGCCTGCGACCATCGGCCAACCGGGTGATCCGGGTCTCAAACAGGGCATCGTCAAAACGGGCTTGAATCGTCCCCCGAGGATCGGACGGGTCGTCCTTGACCACCCAACCCGGTCCCACGGAATTTCGTTCTCCGGATTCGGCTCGACGGGACCACCAGCCCGCCAGCTGCCGGGTCAACGCCGCGGCCTGCTCCGGAGGGAGAAGAAGGTAACGGGGATGGGAGGCACCCCCCTCAAAGTCGGCACAGCGTTGCCGAGCCACCCATACGGCGCTCCACGGATCCTGAGAACTGACGGTTATAGGTGGTGGATCGGTCTCTCCTTCGGCTTCGAACTGAACCCGCGACCAGAACCGGTCCCTGGAACGACCGGCGCGACCGCCGGTCACCTCCCAATCCTCGTCGATCCGGGCGATTTCAACCTGGCGATCTCCCATCCGAACCGACCCCGGGAGGTGTGGCCTGAGTTCCTCCTCCAGTTGTCGTAGGGGGTCGATGGGGTTGTAGGCCTGACGATGAGGGCCGACCGGCCCGTCGACCTGGGGATCGGATCGCCACGGCGCACCGCTTGACCGCTCCTCGATGAGAGATTGGGGATGCGCCGTCTCGGGGGCGGGTCCGTCGCCGGTGCCGGCGGTAAACCGGATCCGACCGTCGTCATCAACCCAACGAATCGCCGTCCCCACATCCTCGCCGTCTCGACGTTCCCATCGCCCGGCGCCGTCCCGTCGAACCGCCATCACGACGGAGTGACGACGATAGAGCTCGACATCGACGATGCCCGATCGCTCGAGCCAGCGTCGACGTCGTTGCGCTCCTTCCCGGATCGTCATGTTGCGCCACGTCGTTGTACCGTGGTTGCCAGCATCGGTGGTCCATGGTCAGTTGAGAGGAATGAAGTCATAAACGAATTTTCTAAGTTCTGATTTCCATCGACCCTAACCAGATTGTCGGCCCGCCGACGGTCGTGGCCAGGGGTTGACCATGCCTATGACAAGAGCCAACCGTCGTGTCGAAGGTCAAGTCGTGACCGATCCGTAAGGGGCCTCTGAGTAGAGTCATCCCATTGACGTCCACAAGAAACGGGGCGATGGGTTGGGCCAACCGGCCGCCCACGATCCGATCGGACTCCGTGACCCGAAACGAACCTCGGCCTCGTTTCGGATCCGTCGACGCGGACTCGATTCGCCTCACGTAGAGACCCTCTTTGATGTCGGCGATCATCCCTTTCGGATCGTCGTCGCCGGCGTCGATATAGGTCGCCCCCATTCGGGGCAGGACCGGATCTCGATAGCCGGCTCGACGGCCATGACCGTTGGACGGAACGCCCCGCTCGGCCGCCCGTCGAAGATCCAGCAACGGCTCCCCCACCCGGCCCCCTGCAATGAGTTCCACCGTTCGGGCTTCCACCCCCTGGTCGTCGAGCCTCCAGGCTCCCCGTCCGCGCCGCGGATCGTCGATCACGCGGAGCTGTGGGTGGAGTGGCGGACCGGTAGCCAACCAGCTTTGGGTGGCCACATCCCCTTCCAGAGCATGGCCCACCAGTTCGTGGACCAGGACCCCACCCATCGCAGGCCCTAGCAGAAAATTATGGGTGCCCGCAGAGGCGATCCGAACCCCTCCGGCGTCGATCACCTGCAGACCTCTCGCCATCGCCTCGGCACCGAGCGCCGCGCCCCAACCTTCGACCGACTCCAGGACGCGCTCCCGAACAGCGACAACCCCGTAGTCTGGGTGCCAGGCCTCGACTCGGACACGAGAGCCCTGACGACGATCCCGCCACGGCTCCTCTCCGCCACCGGCTCCGATGGCAATCTGATCGAATCCGACCCACCGAACACGAGCCCTGAGGTCCGCGGGACCGCCCTCAATCGCGTCGATCGCCGATTCGACTTCCCAACGCAGGGCCGGGAACTGCCGACGGAATTTCGTGGTCCAGCCGTCCTCGTCGGACGAGACCCCACTCGAACCGTGAGACGAATTCTCGGGGTCGATCCAATCGGCGACGACCGCCGGGATCTCCTCGACGCCGACCCCCGCCCGAAATCGGTGCCACGGCGACTCTTTGCTCCAGAAATCGATGGAGAGTCCGGACTGGGTGCCCACGAATTCTCGTAGTGGGCCGGATCCGGCCCCCTCGATCCAGCCATCGATTCGGCGTTCGTGGAACAGCGTGGGGGCGGTCGGAACCCGTGGCAGAGCCGCAGCCCCGACCCGGATTGCCGCCAGCCACGGACAATCGTCGTTTTTGTGGGAGTTTAGCGGATCGTCATAAGCCGTCGGTGTCACTTGAAAGCCCTAGCTGCGGCACTTATCTTCTGAATTGGAGTACCGGAGACGACTCGCCAGGGGGTCGTCCGTTGCATTTGGAACCAAGCCGATAGATCGTCGGCCGCGTTCGGGTCGGGCATGTCAGATTATACGATACTACTCATCGACTACGATCCTCGGAGCGTAGAGTCGATCAAGAAGACTCTCAAGGGAGCCGGCTACCGTGTGGCTGTGGCCTACGATGGCGAAGCGGCCATCGAGGCCTTCCACGCGATCCAACCCGATGTCACGTTTGTCGAGGCGATGCTTCCCAAGAAGCACGGATTCGAGGTCTGCCGAGAACTCAAAGAGACCGAGCACGGCGCCGATCATGCCGTGATCATCATGACGGCGTTCTACAAGGGACGGAAGTACCGACAGGAAGCCACCCACAAGCACAAATGTGACGAGTACCTGGAGAAGCCATTCAGCAACGAGATCCTCCTGGAAACCGTCAAACGGTTTCTTCCCGAGGAGATCAATCCACCGGCCCACTTGGCTATCGATCGCGCCGCGCCACCGGTGCCTGCACCCACCCCTGAACCGACTCCTGCGCCGACTCCTGCGCCGACCGTTGCACCCAAGACGCCGGGCCTCGTCGACCGTCTCGCGCTGGCGAGCGACGACGCCGACGAGATCGCCGACTACCTGGACGCTATCATGCCGGACTGAGAGCCGGCGCCGGCGGATGAACCGACGACGGCGCCCCTCAAGGAGATGGCATGCCCAAGATCACTCGCATCTATACCCGCGGTGGCGACCGCGGTGAGACCAGCCTCGTCGGCGGGCAACGGGTTCGAAAGGACACGTTGCGGATCGAAGTATTCGGAACCGTCGATGAACTGAACTCGATGTTGGGCGTGGCGCTCTCCCATGGAACCAGTAAGAAGTTGACGCCGGTCCTTCGCCGCATCCAGAACGAGTTGTTCCATCTTGGCTCGGACCTGGCGATCCTCGAGGAGGACAAGGAGACCCTGAAGGTCCCTCAGATCGAGAAGCGACATGTCGATGCCCTGGAGTCCCTGATCGACGATCTCAACGGGGAGGTAGGCGAACTGGAGAACTTTATCCTGCCCGGAGGGACACCGACCGCCGCCGCGCTCCACGTCGCGCGAACCCTCTGTCGGCGGGCGGAGCGCCTGCTCGTCACGCTGATGGGAGAAGAGGCCGTCGGGGCCCAGACCCTGCCGTATCTGAACCGCCTGTCCGATGGGTTGTTCGTGATGGCTCGCTACGAGAACCACGTGGCCGGAGTTCCCGACCCGCTTTGGGACTCGCGGGCGTAAAAGACGCCTCCGGCGCAGGAGGAGGGGCTTTTCTCTTGTGCCGGAGGCATCCAAACAGAGGGAGTGTTTCGCCTCTGCAATAAACTACGCACCGGCTCGTATTTGGTTGCAGGCAGAACTGTAAAAAGCTGTCGCCGGCGGGGCTACTGCGGCGTAATCCCCGCGCCGTCGCCGGGCATCATGAAATCGAAGGCCCGAGTCAGGACCTCTCGCAACCGGCTCCGTTCCACGACCTGATCGATCATCCCGTGCTCGAAGAGGAACTCGCTTCGCTGGAATCCCTCGGGTAGCTTTTGCCGGATCGTCTGTTCGATCACTCGCGGCCCCGCGAATCCGATCAGCGCCCGCGGCTCCGCCAGATTCAGATCTCCCAACATCGCGAAGGAGGCGGTGACACCGCCGGTCGTCGGGTCGGTCAACACGGCGATGTACGGCAGCCCGGCTTCGTCGAGACGCGCGAGCGCCGATGAGATCTTCGCCATCTGCATCAACGACAGCGCCCCTTCTTGCATCCGGGCACCACCGGAACAACTGAACACGATCAGTGGACAGCGATCGCGCAGCGCCCTCTCGGCGCAACGGGTCACCTTC
Coding sequences within it:
- the murC gene encoding UDP-N-acetylmuramate--L-alanine ligase, producing the protein MFRKAQRIHFVGIGGSGMSGIAEVVANLGYPVSGSDLATNPSTRRLKKLGADVHRGHQSRYVQDADVVVISSAVKEDNPEVVEARRLAIPVIPRAEMLAELMRLKYGVAVAGSHGKTSTTAMVAEVLDAGDLDPTVVIGGRVGKLRSGAKLGQGDVMVAEADESDGSFLKMKPTIAVVTNIDREHLDHYSGLAEIQDSFVTFLSRVPFYGAAVVCLDDPNVRAILPRVDRKVITYGLTSDADVVATDVEIEGFKTRFTVIADGETLGRITLKTPGRHAVLNSLASIAVGLEFDLEFKAIANALRGFRGVDRRMQFRGEIDGARVVDDYGHHPTEIEVTLAAIRDGFGARTIAVFQPHRFSRTAALLEEFGRAFFLADHVIVTDIYAAGEAPIDGIDGKRVADEIRRQGHESVQHIPDHETVVRDLRKRLQDGDVIVTLGAGDVWKIGDTLVRQPRIVRSKRAT
- a CDS encoding FtsQ-type POTRA domain-containing protein; translation: MAIRRPILAEPDHRYLRRRANRRVRKQRLTRNLFRFMMVATVNAIIASIVIYAAFRGVDHFLRSDEFALERIELRGVEHGSAEALHTRLAPFNGRNLFYLSLDDIEHTLQRDPWVREASVKRMLPRAMRISITEREPVAWVLLHGVPHMIDETGFAIGPADTASDTNLPVITGVDGLPREQLLERIRMGVSLVERLNRTSPVFAAQVSELDLSSRDRVVARTSDGGPPLLLDPEQVERNVNTYLGLRSEIAHRVGPARYVDLRWRDRIAVMPNSKNRFQEGT
- the ftsZ gene encoding cell division protein FtsZ encodes the protein MEISIDDAQINRAMIKVVGVGGGGGNAVNRMITSRVEGVEFLVANTDCQALHSNLATRKLQLGAKLTKGLGAGGNPEVGRSSALEDTEQVLEGLSGADMVFVTTGLGGGTGTGAAPIIANLAKELGALVVAVVTLPFNFEGRRRRMQAEEGLNELRQVVDTVITIPNDKLLHTVETGTPMNEAFMIADDILRQAVQGISDLITVPGEINLDFADVKSVMSGMGMALMGTGIADGEHRAVEAAQRAVSSPLLEEASIHGAKGVLINISGGEDMSLHEVSESARIIQEAADPDANIIFGTVIDRAQQGTVKVTVIATGFMGDSTAERLPQHTSAAPTPSAYPSVEMAAPMAATPPKAPAEPSVSAAPSREERVYNPDLSQSLEFDSNDDGFTPNFSKMKDDLDVPAFLRKQMD
- the ftsA gene encoding cell division protein FtsA — encoded protein: MSMGKNGRNVVGLDIGTSQVCCIVGEMLPEGGMQIVGLGEAVSRGLRKGVVVNMDATVDAIKAAVEEAELMAGITINEATIGIAGGHIRSFNSRGVIAVGGRERVVGQDDINRVMEAARAVSIPQDREILHVLPQEFVLDDQGGIHSPVGLVGSRLEANVHVITAASTSIQNLVSCTNRAGIEVQDTVLQQLAIAEATLSDDERELGVAVIDIGGGTTDLAIFERGSIWHTAVLPVGGDHFTNDLAVGLRTPIPDAERLKKKYGYALSGLVDQQEAIEVPTVGGRKPRLLSYQVLADILQPRAEELFALFRDEIQRAGFDRTLNAGVVLTGGGSLLPGMTEIAEQAFDMPVRLGQPLGVEGFIEPNAGPQYATSIGMGCWSAKHTTVSTRRRLPMSMPQGVVRNVGGRFRAWISEMF